A section of the Salminus brasiliensis chromosome 10, fSalBra1.hap2, whole genome shotgun sequence genome encodes:
- the slirp gene encoding SRA stem-loop-interacting RNA-binding protein, mitochondrial: MAASGRKGFEVFVSKVPWTAATKEIREYFMQFGHVKKCLLPFNRETGFHKGFCWVAFSTQEGLEKTLQTDSHIIDGTKLYVQWNRKPFGKANNHEAEDI, translated from the exons ATGGCAGCGTCCGGCAGGAAGGGGTTCGAGGTGTTCGTCTCTAAAGTCCCGTGGACTGCTGCTACGA AGGAGATCAGGGAGTATTTCATGCAGTTCGGTCATGTGAAGAAATGCCTCCTGCCTTTT AATAGAGAAACAGGCTTTCATAAGGGCTTTTGCTGGGTTGCCTTTTCCACGCAGGAAGGACTGGAGAAAACTCTTCAGACCGATTCTCACATTATTGATGGAACCAAG CTCTATGTACAGTGGAACAGAAAGCCATTTGGGAAAGCAAATAACCACGAAGCAGAAGACATCTGA